One Microlunatus soli genomic window carries:
- a CDS encoding sugar phosphate isomerase/epimerase family protein encodes MTDKITFGFSSYSFHSKLSTGEMTLPDVIDWVADSEGEHLELAVVGSNGTDGPIPSLDSDPGYVDSIAKKADQAGVILSNIAIGANFFTSDPAEIEAEVKRVKAYLDLAEQLGIKLMRHDVVAHSGLQGDDTPLFEEALPNIVGAAKEIAQYAAGKGITTSLENHGFFVQAADRVRRIIHAVDEPNFKTTLDVGNFVCVDEDPTVSVPQNLPYAMIVHFKDFYIRPADRDPGEGWFRSRGGKYLRGAVVGNGDIDLWSVARSIKESDYSGFASIEFEGHEDCLLGCARGIANAKRLIAQA; translated from the coding sequence ATGACGGACAAGATCACTTTCGGCTTCAGTTCCTACAGCTTCCACTCCAAGCTGAGCACCGGGGAGATGACGCTGCCCGACGTCATCGACTGGGTCGCCGACAGCGAAGGCGAGCATCTCGAGCTCGCGGTGGTCGGAAGCAACGGCACCGACGGCCCGATCCCCAGTCTCGATTCCGACCCCGGATACGTCGACAGCATCGCCAAGAAGGCCGATCAGGCCGGCGTGATCTTGTCGAACATCGCGATCGGGGCAAACTTCTTCACCTCCGATCCGGCCGAGATCGAGGCCGAGGTCAAGCGGGTCAAGGCCTATCTTGATCTTGCCGAGCAGCTCGGCATCAAGCTGATGCGTCACGACGTCGTGGCTCATTCCGGCCTGCAGGGCGACGACACTCCCCTCTTCGAGGAGGCGTTGCCGAACATCGTCGGCGCGGCCAAGGAGATCGCACAGTACGCCGCCGGCAAGGGCATCACCACCAGCCTGGAGAATCACGGCTTCTTCGTCCAGGCCGCTGATCGGGTCCGCCGGATCATTCACGCCGTCGACGAACCGAACTTCAAGACCACCCTGGACGTCGGCAACTTCGTCTGTGTGGACGAGGATCCGACGGTCTCGGTCCCGCAGAATCTGCCATACGCGATGATCGTGCACTTCAAGGACTTCTACATCCGGCCCGCCGACCGTGATCCGGGCGAGGGTTGGTTCCGCAGTCGCGGTGGCAAGTACCTGCGCGGCGCGGTCGTCGGCAACGGGGACATCGACCTGTGGTCCGTCGCCCGCTCGATCAAGGAGTCCGACTACAGCGGATTCGCCTCCATCGAGTTCGAAGGCCACGAGGACTGCCTGCTCGGCTGCGCCCGTGGTATCGCCAACGCCAAGCGCCTGATCGCCCAGGCCTGA
- a CDS encoding Gfo/Idh/MocA family protein yields MSKFRIGVIGTGTIAQAHLAAYAANPDVELVAVSDMNLERAKTVADKYDAPRAYGDPHELLSDQGVDGVSICTWNNSHASWAIAAVQAGKHVLVEKPISRTYDEALELQKVVEASDRIVQVGFVRRHSANCQVLKSFIDAGDLGEVYYAKASCIRRMGNPGGWFADKEIAGGGPLLDIGVHVIDLCWYLMGSPRATAVSGHTYNRLGNRANITTYPRYKVSDYDPDKNSVEDMANAVVRFENGASLLVDASYSLHAVKDSIDVSVYGDKGGAALEPNLEIATEKNDTVINIAPQISSGTFEGGPAFRNEIANFVDASLGRVESVAPAWHGVEIMKILDGIYSSAEAGKEITLV; encoded by the coding sequence ATGAGCAAATTCCGCATCGGCGTCATCGGCACCGGCACCATTGCCCAGGCCCACCTCGCCGCGTACGCAGCAAATCCGGACGTCGAACTCGTCGCCGTCAGCGACATGAACCTGGAACGCGCCAAGACGGTCGCCGACAAGTACGACGCGCCGCGCGCCTACGGCGACCCGCACGAGCTGCTGTCCGACCAGGGCGTCGACGGTGTCAGCATCTGCACCTGGAATAACAGCCACGCATCCTGGGCGATCGCCGCGGTGCAGGCCGGCAAGCATGTGCTGGTGGAGAAGCCGATCAGCCGGACCTACGACGAGGCGCTGGAACTGCAGAAGGTCGTCGAGGCCAGCGACCGGATCGTCCAGGTCGGCTTCGTCCGTCGCCACTCCGCCAACTGCCAGGTGCTGAAGTCGTTCATCGACGCCGGCGACCTCGGCGAGGTCTACTACGCCAAGGCCAGCTGCATCCGGCGGATGGGCAACCCGGGCGGCTGGTTCGCCGACAAGGAGATCGCGGGCGGTGGCCCGTTGCTGGACATCGGCGTGCACGTGATCGACCTGTGCTGGTATCTGATGGGCTCACCGCGCGCGACCGCGGTCAGTGGCCACACCTACAACCGGCTGGGCAATCGGGCCAACATCACCACTTACCCGCGCTACAAGGTGTCGGACTACGACCCCGACAAGAACAGCGTCGAGGACATGGCCAACGCCGTGGTGCGCTTCGAGAACGGCGCCTCGCTGCTGGTCGACGCCTCCTACTCGCTGCACGCGGTCAAGGACAGCATCGACGTGTCGGTCTACGGTGACAAGGGCGGTGCCGCGTTGGAGCCGAACCTGGAGATCGCTACCGAGAAGAACGACACGGTGATCAACATCGCGCCGCAGATCTCCTCGGGCACCTTCGAGGGCGGACCTGCCTTCCGCAACGAGATCGCCAACTTCGTCGACGCCAGCCTCGGCCGCGTCGAGAGTGTCGCCCCGGCCTGGCACGGCGTTGAGATCATGAAGATCCTGGACGGGATCTACAGCTCCGCCGAAGCCGGCAAGGAGATCACTCTCGTCTGA
- a CDS encoding HIT family protein, whose protein sequence is MSVDVICRIVAGDLDAEIVHRDDDLIAFLDHRPVFKGHVLIAPVRHIDDLLSLPGELMQPMLGLGQRLSRAFITALGAQGSFTAINTIISQSIPHLHMHVVPRSKGDGLRGFFWPRTRYADGEAAEYGQLITSALADLDLTDA, encoded by the coding sequence GTGAGTGTTGACGTGATCTGCCGCATCGTCGCCGGTGATCTTGACGCCGAGATCGTCCATCGTGACGACGATCTGATCGCGTTCCTTGATCATCGTCCGGTGTTCAAGGGGCATGTGCTGATCGCCCCCGTCCGTCATATCGACGATCTGCTTTCCCTTCCGGGCGAGCTGATGCAGCCGATGCTCGGGCTGGGGCAGCGGCTTTCGCGGGCGTTCATCACCGCCCTCGGAGCCCAAGGCAGCTTCACTGCGATCAACACGATCATCAGTCAGTCGATACCGCACCTGCACATGCACGTCGTGCCTCGTTCCAAGGGCGACGGGCTGCGTGGCTTCTTCTGGCCGCGCACCCGCTACGCCGATGGAGAGGCCGCCGAGTACGGGCAGCTGATCACCTCGGCGCTGGCCGACCTCGATCTGACCGATGCCTGA
- a CDS encoding ROK family transcriptional regulator, with protein sequence MSGADRAAAAVRQANARDCLLSLRDTGVPMTVGELALHTGLSRPTVDAVLAELVAHGTVQPSTRSEANAPGRPARRFVFEPAATLVAGVDVGARSIRCTISDAAGTVLARSVVPSAPEECPDRIDAIVRTVRNAVARTQEQLAADDVDDDHAHRDRPEQADEGDRADDRERGEHGDDPYGARHVGPAGRHAGPVDQDRHEAGDTGGTGDDDIAAGDGHDTSAEESPERLVPQLAAVGLAVPGVLDHQDRITQSLTVPEWVGIDLKGQLAERLGCAVSIENDIKLAALAEHHFGDNIESLIYVQIGNRISVSVVIDGKILQGSHRLAGELGTQRGMRWTETSQRGELRWSTGDQAEEVFRRAAAGNHDAQSEISLFCAEIAPKIAPLLLAIDPERLIIGGGLSRAGEALLDPLRRHINHLLTGDDKPELSLAQLTSDGVVIGALGHTFEQSSTDIFGIAGVPAPWTRLRTESKPTPDQENRT encoded by the coding sequence ATGTCGGGTGCCGATCGCGCCGCGGCAGCCGTTCGGCAGGCGAACGCGCGCGATTGCCTGCTCAGTCTCCGCGACACCGGCGTCCCGATGACCGTCGGCGAACTGGCCCTGCACACGGGGCTGTCCCGTCCGACCGTCGACGCGGTCCTCGCCGAGTTGGTCGCGCACGGCACCGTCCAACCTTCGACCCGCTCCGAGGCCAACGCTCCCGGCCGGCCCGCCCGTCGATTCGTGTTCGAACCGGCCGCGACCCTGGTGGCAGGGGTCGACGTCGGTGCGCGCAGCATCCGCTGCACGATCTCCGATGCTGCCGGAACGGTGCTGGCGCGCTCGGTGGTGCCCAGTGCACCTGAGGAGTGCCCCGACCGGATCGACGCGATCGTCCGAACCGTACGCAATGCCGTCGCCCGGACCCAGGAACAACTGGCCGCCGACGACGTCGACGATGATCATGCCCATCGCGATCGGCCCGAGCAGGCCGATGAGGGCGACCGGGCCGATGATCGCGAACGGGGCGAGCACGGCGACGACCCGTACGGTGCCCGCCACGTCGGCCCGGCCGGGCGTCATGCCGGACCCGTGGACCAAGATCGTCACGAGGCCGGCGACACCGGCGGTACCGGAGACGATGACATCGCAGCCGGCGACGGCCACGACACCTCGGCGGAGGAGTCGCCCGAGCGGTTGGTCCCCCAACTCGCAGCTGTCGGACTGGCCGTGCCGGGCGTTCTTGATCATCAGGACCGGATCACCCAGAGTCTGACGGTTCCCGAATGGGTCGGGATCGATCTGAAGGGCCAGCTCGCGGAGCGACTCGGCTGTGCCGTCAGCATCGAGAACGACATCAAGCTCGCCGCGCTCGCCGAACATCACTTCGGCGACAACATCGAGAGCCTGATCTACGTCCAGATCGGCAATCGGATCTCGGTGTCGGTGGTGATCGACGGCAAGATCCTGCAGGGCAGCCATCGGTTGGCCGGTGAGCTGGGGACCCAACGCGGGATGCGATGGACCGAGACCTCACAGCGCGGCGAGCTCCGCTGGTCGACCGGAGATCAGGCCGAGGAAGTGTTCCGACGAGCCGCGGCCGGCAACCATGACGCGCAGTCGGAGATCTCCTTGTTCTGCGCCGAGATCGCACCCAAGATCGCCCCGCTGTTGTTGGCGATCGATCCGGAGCGTCTGATCATCGGTGGCGGTCTCTCGCGCGCCGGCGAGGCACTCCTCGATCCCCTGCGCCGACACATCAACCACCTGTTGACCGGCGACGACAAGCCTGAGCTGTCCCTGGCCCAGCTGACCTCCGACGGTGTCGTCATCGGCGCCCTCGGGCACACTTTCGAGCAGAGCTCGACCGACATCTTCGGTATTGCCGGCGTCCCCGCACCGTGGACCCGGCTCCGTACCGAATCCAAACCGACTCCCGATCAAGAGAACAGGACATGA